Genomic DNA from Paenibacillus donghaensis:
CATCAAATGGATTAAACTTAACAAAAAATATTTTTACAAAAAAATATGTCAAATCAGGTACTTCATTATTAGGTTCAGGAAAAACATTTGAACATACAATTGATATGTCGAAACGACGAGTTGATAAAATTACGCTGGGATAGTTAAATAATATAATATCAAAACACATCTTCTGATCCCAATTGAAGATGTGTTTTATTTAGTTTAAAAAGAAGGGATGTGTATGAATTTATGGTAACTTATACGATTCAACTCGAAGGCTGCTATAGTGGGAATTGCATAAGGCTGAATGAGTTAGAGCTTTATAATAAGATTGGTAAAATTAATTACACTATTATTGATGCCTTTGATTCTAGAGTTGGCGCTGTACCTTATTATTGGAATCAAGGTACGACCTTCGGGAAAGCAGGATTGAACGATGGAAATAAGACATATGCTGCTGCAACTGCAATGGTTCTTTTATATAGTTCTAGCGCTCCAACTGTCACTCCATCAGATGGGAATTTTGTTAGAATTAGTGTAACGTGTACAGAAGCTCCTACTATTGTTATTTTGAATTTCACTGGCAGAAATTCTACAGTTGGTGGTGTTGCGAAGTATGTAACGCTGTTTCAAGATGGAGTTCTATCCACAAAAGATAGCGGTACTGTAATTTTATCAAAAAAAATAATAGCAAATGAGTTTACTGAACAGACATTTGTTTCACATTCTAATAAATTCTTGATTTCATCAGGTGATGAGTATTTTCATTGTACTTCTTATTCAGAGTCTAATGATGTTATACCTGCAATGACTAGCAACAATTCACCTTATGGTATGGCTATTTCTAGTGGTGAATATGCCGGATATTTAGCCTGGAATGCATTTGACAAGTCTCCAATAACGCCAGATGCCACGAATTCATGGGTATCTGAAACCTTATCTGAGGGCTGGATTGGTTATGATTTTTTGATTCCAATTGTAATCGATAAATATACTATCACAGGTAGATCAGATGCGTATTACAACGTTTGTCCGAAAAATTGGACATTTGAAGGTTCAAATGATGGGACAACTTGGATGGTATTGGATAAACAAGAAAACATAACAAACTGGAATGTTGAACAGATTAAAGTTTTCGCATTCAGTAATACAAAAAAATTTAAAATGTACAGACTAAAAGGAGAAAGTAATAATAGGGCAGAAAGATTGTTGGTCAAAGAACTGAAATTGGGACGACCAAATCAAGGTGATAAATTAATAAATATAGGAGGCGATATTACTGAAGATACTTTTTTGGGGAATGGTATGAATAATAACGACTTCATTGATCTTAATTCATTTTTTTATGA
This window encodes:
- a CDS encoding discoidin domain-containing protein → MVTYTIQLEGCYSGNCIRLNELELYNKIGKINYTIIDAFDSRVGAVPYYWNQGTTFGKAGLNDGNKTYAAATAMVLLYSSSAPTVTPSDGNFVRISVTCTEAPTIVILNFTGRNSTVGGVAKYVTLFQDGVLSTKDSGTVILSKKIIANEFTEQTFVSHSNKFLISSGDEYFHCTSYSESNDVIPAMTSNNSPYGMAISSGEYAGYLAWNAFDKSPITPDATNSWVSETLSEGWIGYDFLIPIVIDKYTITGRSDAYYNVCPKNWTFEGSNDGTTWMVLDKQENITNWNVEQIKVFAFSNTKKFKMYRLKGESNNRAERLLVKELKLGRPNQGDKLINIGGDITEDTFLGNGMNNNDFIDLNSFFYEKSFLLFSFAQIGSGKVFRKTIDTSKIPIKKATIT